A genomic region of Penaeus vannamei isolate JL-2024 chromosome 42, ASM4276789v1, whole genome shotgun sequence contains the following coding sequences:
- the LOC138860586 gene encoding ovochymase-1-like translates to MESSRGFLVVSLLAICAVENALAVFAIPECIKPPQEVVVPVGGTVLLQSPNFPEDYPSRANCGWNVRSEEPGQRVRVECPSFTLTNRNRNGRCFDFLQVNKKRFCGEIGPTVVAPLLDVDFVSNRRRNSRGFNCTVTTVQAPSRSETPTCTQPPESIPVAPGDVIFFTSPNYPSTYPARRCGWRFEPAASNMQLTLACNDFRMQNRVKKNRCQDFLSVKAKGKFCGSESPEITVTDKELLIGFKANKRNNLSGFNCSVSGLQTSPSTAAPIISTSKPITSDPECGLKYEGVEKSGPGEMKIVGGVTTEENEYPWQAGLVFSGSSSVFCGGSILKRNWVLTAAHCAENIAGREDNYEVLIGAHNLRVSANAEKRHAIKRTIIHPDYEDETVDNDIALLEVEPIEFSRRVTPVCLPEQTDAYDDVLATVTGWGTLSAGGDPSDWLMEVTLPTMSNDQCMATYSDLITKNMICAGLEVGGKDSCQGDSGGPMVTLRASNRAQFEQIGIVSWGAGCAEPGKPGVYTRITEYLTWIENTMDSK, encoded by the exons ATGGAGTCTTCTCGCGGTTTCCTGGTGGTGTCGCTCCTGGCG ATATGCGCCGTGGAGAATGCACTGGCGGTTTTTG CCATCCCAGAGTGCATCAAGCCGCCGCAGGAGGTCGTGGTCCCCGTCGGCGGAACGGTGCTGCTCCAGTCGCCCAACTTCCCCGAGGACTACCCGTCGAGGGCCAACTGCGGCTGGAATGTGCGG AGTGAGGAGCCGGGCCAGCGGGTGAGGGTCGAGTGTCCTTCCTTCACGCTGACCAACAGGAACAGGAACGGCCGCTGCTTCGACTTCCTGCAAGTCAACAAAAAGAG GTTCTGCGGCGAGATCGGCCCTACCGTCGTAGCCCCCTTACTCGACGTCGACTTCGTGTCCAACCGGCGGCGCAACAGCAGAGGATTCAATTGCACAGTCACGACGGTTCAGGCCCCGAGCAGAAGTG AGACTCCAACATGTACTCAGCCTCCCGAGAGCATCCCAGTGGCTCCTGGTGACGTCATCTTCTTCACTTCACCCAATTATCCTAGTACATATCCAGCCAGGAGATGTGGATGGCGGTTTGAG CCTGCAGCAAGCAACATGCAGCTTACTCTTGCTTGCAATGACTTCAGAATGCAGAATCGCGTTAAGAAGAACAGATGTCAAGACTTTCTTAGTGTGAAAGCCAAGGGGAA atTCTGTGGCAGCGAGTCTCCAGAAATCACAGTGACAGATAAAGAGCTTTTGATTGGGTTTAAGGCCAATAAGAGGAACAATCTGTCTGGCTTCAACTGCAGCGTCTCAGGACTGCAGACTTCCCCCTCCACAGCTGCACCGATCATTTCCACCTCAAAGCCCATCACAAGCGACCCTG AATGTGGGCTGAAGTACGAGGGCGTGGAGAAGTCGGGTCCCGGGGAGATGAAGATCGTCGGCGGCGTGACCACGGAGGAGAACGAGTACCCTTGGCAAGCTGGCCTCGTGTTTTCCGGCTCATCGTCGGTCTTCTGCGGCGGTTCGATCCTGAAGAGGAACTGGGTGCTCACGGCGGCGCACTGTGCGGAAAA CATAGCAGGACGTGAGGATAACTACGAAGTCCTAATAGGAGCTCACAACCTGAGGGTGTCCGCCAACGCCGAGAAACGACACGCCATCAAGAGGACGATCATCCATCCGGACTACGAAGATG AAACTGTAGACAACGACATCGCCCTCCTGGAGGTGGAGCCCATAGAGTTCAGCCGGAGGGTGACGCCCGTGTGCCTGCCGGAGCAGACGGACGCCTACGACGACGTCCTGGCCACAGTCACCGGGTGGGGGACGCTCAGCGCGG gCGGCGACCCCTCGGACTGGTTGATGGAGGTGACGCTGCCGACCATGAGCAATGACCAATGCATGGCGACCTACTCTGACCTCATCACCAAGAACATGATCTGCGCGGGACTGGAGGTCGGGGGCAAGGACTCCTGCCAG GGTGACTCCGGCGGCCCGATGGTGACCCTGCGTGCCAGCAACCGCGCGCAGTTCGAGCAGATCGGCATCGTGTCCTGGGGCGCAGGCTGCGCTGAGCCAGGCAAGCCGGGGGTCTACACGCGGATCACGG AGTACTTGACCTGGATTGAAAACACGATGGACTCGAAATAA